A region of Homo sapiens chromosome 17, GRCh38.p14 Primary Assembly DNA encodes the following proteins:
- the HS3ST3A1 gene encoding heparan sulfate glucosamine 3-O-sulfotransferase 3A1 isoform X2, producing the protein MDLMPRTLDGQITMEKTPSYFVTREAPARISAMSKDTKLIVVVRDPVTRAISDYTQTLSKRPDIPTFESLTFKNRTAGLIDTSWSAIQIGIYAKHLEHWLRHFPIRQMLFVSGERLISDPAGELGRVQDFLGLKRIITDKHFYFNKTKGFPCLKKAEGSSRPHCLGKTKGRTHPEIDREVVRRLREFYRPFNLKFYQMTGHDFGWDG; encoded by the coding sequence GGACCTGATGCCCAGAACCCTGGACGGGCAGATCACCATGGAGAAGACGCCCAGTTACTTCGTCACGCGGGAGGCCCCCGCGCGCATCTCGGCCATGTCCAAGGACACCAAGCTCATCGTGGTGGTGCGGGACCCGGTGACCAGGGCCATCTCGGACTACACGCAGACGCTGTCCAAGCGGCCCGACATCCCCACCTTCGAGAGCTTGACGTTCAAAAACAGGACAGCGGGCCTCATCGACACGTCGTGGAGCGCCATCCAGATCGGCATCTACGCCAAGCACCTGGAGCACTGGCTGCGCCACTTCCCCATCCGCCAGATGCTCTTCGTGAGCGGCGAGCGGCTCATCAGCGACCCGGCCGGGGAGCTGGGCCGCGTGCAAGACTTCCTGGGCCTCAAGAGGATCATCACGGACAAGCACTTCTACTTCAACAAGACCAAGGGCTTCCCCTGCCTGAAGAAGGCGGAGGGCAGCAGCCGGCCCCATTGCCTGGGCAAGACCAAGGGCAGGACCCATCCTGAGATCGACCGCGAGGTGGTGCGCAGGCTGCGCGAGTTCTACCGGCCTTTCAACCTCAAGTTCTACCAGATGACCGGGCACGACTTTGGCTGGGATGGATaa